The Dehalococcoidia bacterium region CGTCGGCGGGCACGGCGATCCCGTGCCGAGCCAGCTCTGCCCCGACCTGATCCGACCAGCGCGAGCGCAAGGTCTCGCCGGACGCGCCGAGGAGACCCTCGGCAACGAGCAGCGCCTCGCCGACCACCGGTTCGAACAGGCCCGCGACACCGGTGCAGCATTCGGCCAGGGCCGCGCTCAAGCGTCCGCGCGTGGCGGCGCGCTCAGCCAGCCGCGCGATCCAGGTCGAGGTGTGCAGCAGGTGATACTTCTCCTCGCGCTGGACCTTGTCGACGGCCTCGGCAAGCGGCTGCCAGGCGGATGACGCCACGCTCTCGAGCCGCAGCGCGTCGAAGCGGTCGTAGAGATACTGCCGAACGATTGCGAAGGCCCAGCCGCGGTTCGGGCGGTGCTCGCCCGACGGCTCGTAGCGCGGGGCGGCCGCCAGCTCGAGCAGGCGGGCATGCAGGAATTCCTGGGGGCGGCGTGCGCGGTAGTCGATGTTCTGCCCGGTCAGCTCGTGCAGCAGGGCGTAGAACAGGCGCGCATGCCCGATCTCGTCGATGCCGATCGAAGAGAAGGCGAGGTCTTCTTCGAGCATCGGTG contains the following coding sequences:
- the paaC gene encoding 1,2-phenylacetyl-CoA epoxidase subunit PaaC — translated: MTPRARAALARYLLAMADDELVIGYRDTEWTGAAPMLEEDLAFSSIGIDEIGHARLFYALLHELTGQNIDYRARRPQEFLHARLLELAAAPRYEPSGEHRPNRGWAFAIVRQYLYDRFDALRLESVASSAWQPLAEAVDKVQREEKYHLLHTSTWIARLAERAATRGRLSAALAECCTGVAGLFEPVVGEALLVAEGLLGASGETLRSRWSDQVGAELARHGIAVPADGLAPLARSALGGRRGEHGPEWLQQWDDMTSVYRLDPAATW